The Erigeron canadensis isolate Cc75 chromosome 4, C_canadensis_v1, whole genome shotgun sequence genome window below encodes:
- the LOC122596031 gene encoding uncharacterized protein LOC122596031, translated as MATSKSVDASLWWDPFSDLLTQLENLPPSSQLPLSLENKLKDNHSWLLNSVSMFKPPNQKSKEALDSPQIQVGSHRLNIDTKFKELALQISSSLHLDEVQSYILVERSCECDTTDLLALEPLHLKVMLQYYIERQCVLKSTLQILMLSLYDEDGSTTGRTVREVALKLISDGLENRLMSVIESLLSATYPESMDVDAFTLWAEEILIEDNLVLDILFFAYFESFCTCNGKQWKKLCLLYESMIYGSCNFGKLGISTEAVQSISHAKVQMLLILIETLHLERLLQMVHDEIPFRNGNISFAIIDIQEVDVIISGLDAFETKEAGPLILTWAIFLCLVASLPEKEEHNVLMEIDHTGYVRQAIGAASLNYFHEILNSSILKDSEGSIAGSRSVLRTFISAFIASYEISLQLGDNNLKLILNILGQIYRGEESLCVQFWDRDSFIDGPIRSLLYNLEGEFPYRTVELVSLLSALSEGAWPAECVYNFLDKSAGLSTLVELRGNPKINNNSGIVETRLPLPVPGLEGLMIPRDTQGHVLKITDNNTALVRWEYPQSGVLVLLLRMAQEMYPDGSEEVLVTLDLFSRLVSFNKAVCYSLISIGDTFHAKELNRLDMTEIICTLIKNLSPNASGALMMSMGVHILAMMLNCSPSHITPTVLKTDIFDVALRVNSFNTAFDGVSSGSWLLSGRLAKLLLIDCAHNDSSYPLAVSVLEFTIQLLEKGIENDFLLALVIFSIQYVLVNHEYWKYKVKHYRWKVTLKALDLVKTCILSISNFPKIGDIVHDLLLCDSSVHNSLFRIVCVTTPTLERLYVSRLYELMEIEALQLAICAVLDIFNMLSDLSKDYLPGYQVFHQTLLSSATKPIPVVTAIISLISFSRNPKIQLGAVSALSMLLLAADDIQPYMSGNACFGMDDKQIAEFRDSIFIIVSEQSLSDENLIVNTFKMLTSAAYYQPAFLVAVIDLKDTATDSKGENIIDALGVYIGRSSELLESHSKILVNILDFLLALWQGASQFLNIVERLKKSDDFWRQLSTCITMQDHPSEDSLISSYRYQCQSDILQIMSLEMFLQMKLLHTENISKGSELSKDILLKSRNVEKAGGPIDILSSWCKSSALSNLIKSYASCEYDNYKYLQTQVSAALLSVQAIEKLRNGCTGSLSVSLVEKLNILGTKLHDLPAFSELVTQYRQQGYSEGKEPQSLILSDLYYHIQGEYEGRKIEHKLFKEIFQFLLESNFLQSYHNKDGGNLSIHAKDILLFDCNRLEMDLGIDLWSSSEWKSLKTAGETMLAQLKDVNSMLLLSNSKILALKALAAMFPLYNEDAISGGLLEQLVSPCIEIMCQSLHESTESLVSFDACKEVLDFVSTQAELLHHFIISVKRRLPLPSSILVITKVGSMIKVLRDLKPSSVDLKSTFKLLLTLLLSTLGSINKESEASDVCLRLLPILCNFVEPVAYCTLSLAIIDLLLKRFMAPTLWFPVIQKHLHVQSIVKKLHDKKYLPSVSVILKFLLTFAHVREGAEILASTGFFSSLRELLENGNESENSEKEKTEHIWGLGLAVVSMIINTLRDSSACSEIMDDAISCFMLEKSDLVFYCLDTPSFPPDNDRKKRARAQRKQTSFTALMETQHTLMLICILAKHHNLWTKTMKEMDSHLRERSIHLLAFISRCPHIGENSRVTPLLCHPDFKEEIEWYKKPSFISSKSGWFSLSPVGCRLDSRFSTSTSSSTAIVVKDLSAENINVSHQTCFSDMVAIEVYKVAYYLLTFLCLQADSASKRAEEVGFVDVAHFPDMPMPDILHGLQDQGIGVVSELCETNRLKLTPEVEGVCILLLQITEKSLYLELCVSQVCGIRPVMGRIEDFSKELKLLFRATKGHTFLEESVKSLKQITSYVYPGLLQTEGYF; from the exons ATGGCGACCTCCAAATCCGTCGACGCTTCTCTATGGTGGGACCCATTTTCAGACTTACTTACTCAGCTCGAAAATCTTCCTCCATCTTCTCAACTCCCACTTTCTCTT GAAAATAAGCTGAAAGATAACCACTCATGGCTATTGAACTCTGTTTCAATGTTCAAGCCACCCaatcaaaagtccaaagaggcGTTGGATTCGCCACAAATTCAAGTCGGTTCACACCGATTAAATATCGATACCAAGTTTAAAGAATTGGCATTGCAGATTAGTTCCTCATTG CATTTAGATGAAGTGCAATCTTATATACTTGTTGAAAGATCGTGCGAATGTGACACAACTGATCTTCTAGCTCTTGAACCACTTCATTTG AAAGTTATGTTACAGTATTACATTGAGCGACAATGCGTGTTGAAGAGCACTCTTCAGATTCTCATGTTATCTT TGTATGATGAAGATGGATCGACAACAGGCCGTACTGTGAGGGAGGTGGCTTTGAAGCTGATTTCGGATGGACTGGAAAACAGATTAATGTCTGTTATTGAGAGTCTATTGTCTGCCACATACCCCGAAAGCATG GATGTGGATGCTTTCACCTTATGGGCTGAGGAGATTTTAATTGAAGACAATCTGgtgttagatattcttttttttgcttatttcGAGTCATTTTGTACATGCAATGGTAAACAGTGGAAGAAGTTGTGCCTGCTTTATGAG AGTATGATATACGGGTCTTGTAACTTTGGCAAACTTGGCATATCGACAGAAGCTGTGCAATCTATTAGTCATGCTAAAGTACAGATGTTACTTATCCTTATAGAAACCCTTCACCTGGAAAGACTTCTCCAAATGGTCCATGATGAGATCCCTTTCAG GAATGGCAATATTTCTTTTGCCATCATTGATATTCAAGAGGTGGATGTGATTATTTCTGGCCTTGATGCATTTGAGACGAAGGAGGCAGGCCCACTAATTTTAACCTGGGCCATATTTCTATGTCTCGTTGCATCTCTTCCAGAAAAAGAGGAACATAACGTGCTTATG GAAATTGATCATACGGGATACGTTCGTCAAGCTATCGGAGCTGCAtctttaaattattttcatGAAATTCTTAACAGTAGTATATTGAAGGATTCGGAG GGCTCAATTGCTGGTTCTCGTAGTGTCTTGAGGACATTTATTTCTGCATTCATAGCATCGTATGAGATTAGCCTGCAG TTGGGGGACAATAATCTCAAATTGATATTGAATATTCTTGGACAAATCTACCGGGGAGAG GAGTCGCTTTGTGTTCAGTTTTGGGACCGAGACAGTTTTATAGATGGTCCTATTCGCAGCCTTCTTTATAACTTAGAAGGTGAATTCCCCTACAGGACTGTGGAACTTGTTTCCTTATTATCAGCTCTTTCTGAAGGAGCTTGGCCTGCAGAATGTGT GTATAATTTTCTTGATAAATCTGCTGGGCTGTCTACCTTGGTTGAGCTAAGAGGCAACCCCAAGATTAATAATAATTCTGGAATTGTTGAGACTCGGTTGCCATTGCCGGTTCCTGGACTTGAAGGTCTCATGATACCTAGGGATACTCAGGGCCATGTGTTAAAAATCACCGATAATAACACTGCTCTGGTACGCTGGGAG tACCCACAATCTGGAGTTCTGGTGCTACTTTTGCGCATGGCACAAGAGATGTATCCTGATGGCTCAGAGGAAGTCCTAGTCACCCTTGATTTGTTTAGTCGACTGGTCTCTTTTAACAAG GCTGTGTGTTATTCTTTAATTAGTATTGGTGATACATTCCATGCCAAAGAATTAAACAG ATTAGACATGACTGAGATCATATGCACCTTGATTAAAAATCTTTCGCCTAATGCTAGTGGAGCACTGATGATGTCAATGGGTGTTCACATTCTTGCTATGATGTTAAACTG CTCCCCATCTCACATCACTCCAACTGTTCTGAAGACTGATATTTTTGATGTTGCTTTAAGGGTGAATTCTTTTAACACTGCCTTTGATGGAGTCTCAAG TGGCTCTTGGCTGCTCTCTGGAAGGCTTGCTAAACTACTTCTTATCGACTGTGCACATAATGACAGTTCCTACCCACTTGCTGTATCAG TGCTTGAGTTCACCATTCAGCTTTTGGAAAAGGGAATAGAAAATGACTTTCTCTTAGCTCTTGTTATTTTTTCCATTCAGTATGTGCTAGTAAATCATGAGTATTGGAAATACAAAGTGAAGCATTACCGTTGGAAGGTGACGTTGAAG GCACTTGATTTAGTGAAGACATGCATTTTATCGATCTCAAACTTTCCAAAAATAGGGGATATTGTTCATGATTTGTTGCTTTGCGATTCTTCAGTTCACAACTCCCTGTTTCGCATCGTCTGTGTAACGACACCGACTTTAGag AGACTGTATGTTAGCCGCTTGTATGAGCTAATGGAAATTGAAGCACTACAACTGGCAATTTGCGCGGTTTTGGATATTTTCAACATGCTTTCTGATCTTTCGAAG GATTATTTGCCTGGCTATCAAGTCTTCCATCAAACACTGCTGTCATCGGCAACCAAGCCAATTCCTGTTGTTACAGCTATCATATCTTTGATATCATTCTCACGAAACCCT AAGATTCAACTTGGTGCTGTAAGTGCTCTTTCTATGTTACTCTTGGCTGCTGATGATATACAACCATACATGTCTGGGAACGCATGTTTTGGTATGGATGACAAGCAG ATTGCAGAATTCAGGGATTCAATCTTTATAATTGTCAGCGAGCAATCACTTTCAGATGAAAATCTCATTGTCAATACCTTTAAAATGCTCACATCAGCAGCATATTATCAG CCTGCCTTTCTTGTAGCAGTTATTGATTTAAAGGATACTGCAACTGATTCCAAAGGAGAAAATATAATTGATGCTCTTGGGGTGTATATTGGTAGATCTTCAGAACTGTTAGAAAG CCATTCCAAAATACTGGTGAATATTCTGGACTTCTTATTGGCATTGTGGCAAGGAGCTTCACAGTTCCTTAATATAGTGGAGCGCCTGAAGAAGTCTGATGATTTTTGGAGGCAGCTGTCCACCTGTATTACAATGCAGGATCATCCTTCTGAAGACTCTTTAATCTCATCATACAGATATCAATGTCAATCTGACATATTGCAAATAATGTCTCTAGAGATGTTTTTGCAGATGAAGTTATTACATACTGAGAATATTAGTAAAGGTTCTGAATTATCAAAAGATATTCTACTAAAATCTCGTAATGTTGAAAAAGCTGGTGGTCCGATAGACATATTATCTAGCTGGTGCAAGAGCTCAGCTCTAAGCAATCTGATCAAGTCGTATGCTTCCTGTGAGTATGACAATTATAAGTATCTTCAAACACAG GTTTCTGCTGCTCTATTATCTGTTCAAGCTATTGAGAAATTAAGAAATGGCTGCACAGGGAGTTTGTCTGTATCacttgttgaaaagttaaatatTTTGGGAACGAAG TTACATGATCTACCTGCCTTTTCTGAATTGGTAACTCAATACAGACAACAAGGTTACAG TGAAGGGAAAGAGCCACAGAGTTTGATATTGAGTGACCTTTATTACCACATACAAGGAGAATATGAAGGCCGTAAGATAGAACACAAGTTATTTAAAGAGATATTTCAGTTTCTTCTAGAATCCAATTTTTTGCAAAGTTACCATAATAAGGATGGTGGGAACCTCTCAATTCATGCTAAGGATATCTTGTTATTTGATTGCAACCGCCTAGAAATGGATTTAGGAATAGATTTATGGAGTAGCTCTGAGTGGAAGAGCTTAAAAACAGCTGGAGAAACAATGTTGGCTCAGTTGAAAGATGTGAACTCTATGTTGTTGCTCAGTAATTCCAAAATTTTAGCTTTGAAGGCATTGGCAGCCATGTTCCCTTTGTATAATGAAGAT GCAATTTCTGGAGGACTTCTTGAACAACTCGTTAGTCCGTGCATTGAAATTATGTGTCAATCTCTACATGAATCCACAGAATCATTAGTCTCATTTGATGCTTGCAAGGAGGTCCTTGATTTTGTTTCAACTCAAGCAGAATTACTTCACCATTTTATCATATCTGTAAAGAGAAGACTGCCTTTACCTTCTTCTATACTCGTTATAACAAAAGTTGGTTCCATGATAAAAGTATTAagagacttgaagccatcatctGTTGATCTAAAGTCTACATTCAAGCTTTTACTTACCCTGCTTCTCTCCACCCTTGGATCGATCAACAAGGAGTCTGAGGCTTCAGATGTTTGTTTGAGGCTTCTACCGATTTTATGCAACTTTGTTGAACCGGTTGCATACTGTACCCTTTCTTTAGCTATTATTGATTTACTGCTGAAACGTTTCATGGCACCCACTTTATGGTTTCCTGTCATCCAGAAGCATCTGCATGTTCAAAGTATTGTTAAAAAGCTTCACGATAAAAAATATTTGCCTTCAGTTTCTGTGATACTCAAGTTCCTCTTGACATTTGCTCATGTAAGAGAAGGTGCTGAGATACTTGCTAGTACTGGATTCTTTTCATCTCTAAGGGAATTGTTGGAAAATGGTAATGAATCTGAGAATTCTGAAAAGGAAAAGACTGAGCACATATGGGGTCTCGGGTTGGCCGTGGTATCAATGATTATTAATACGTTAAGAGACAGTTCTGCATGTTCTGAAATCATGGATGATGCGATTTCTTGTTTTATGCTTGAAAAATCAGATTTGGTATTTTATTGTTTAGACACGCCAAGTTTTCCACCTGATAACGATAGAAAGAAGAGAGCTCGTGCTCAGAGAAAACAAACCAGTTTTACTGCTCTCATGGAAACGCAGCATACCCTCATGCTAATATGCATATTGGCCAAACATCACAACTTGTGGACTAAAACTATGAAAGAAATGGATTCACATCTGAGGGAAAGAAGTATCCATTTACTAGCCTTCATTAGTAGGTGCCCACATATTGGAGAAAACAGTAGGGTTACTCCACTATTATGTCATCCTGATTTTAAAGAGGAGATTGAATGGTACAAGAAACCGTCGTTTATAAGCAGTAAAAGCGGTTGGTTTTCTCTTTCTCCTGTTGGGTGCAGGTTAGATTCTAGGTtttcaacatcaacatcatcgtCAACAGCAATTGTTGTTAAAGACCTATCAGCTGAAAATATAAATGTTTCTCACCAAACATGTTTTTCAGACATGGTTGCAATAGAGGTGTATAAAGTTGCATATTATCTTTTGACATTTTTGTGCCTGCAAGCCGATTCTGCTTCTAAAAGAGCCGAAGAAGTGGGATTTGTTGATGTTGCACATTTTCCCGATATGCCCATGCCTGATATCTTACATGGGTTACAG GATCAAGGAATTGGTGTTGTTAGTGAGTTATGTGAAACCAACCGGTTGAAGTTAACACCAGAAGTTGAGGGTGTCTGCATCTTGCTTCTACAAATTACTGAAAAGTCTTTATACTTGGAATTATGTGTCTCACAAGTCTGCGGTATAAGACCTGTAATGGGTCGGATTGAAGATTTCTCAAAGGAACTCAAGTTATTGTTTAGAG CAACCAAAGGGCACACCTTTCTTGAAGAATCGGTAAAGTCTTTGAAACAAATAACGTCATATGTTTACCCAGGATTGTTGCAAACCGAAGGCTACTTCTGA